The genomic DNA CTGCTGATCTTCTTCGGGATGCTGGTCAACCTGGCCGACAAGCGGTGGCATTTGATCGGCAAACTGCCGCTGGAGCCCGCGCGAGGTTTGCCGTTGGCCGCCGCGGATGAAGAAGGGAGAACGCGCTCATGACCTGGGCCGGATGGCTGCTGATGACGCTTTCCTGCGGGGTGGTGGTCTCGCTGATGGTTTTCTGCTACCGACGCGTGCTGCGAACGCCCAGACCCGAGGAGCACATGCACGCTCCTCTGGAGATCGACACTCGCGACGCGGACACTTGATAAGGGTTCGGGGTTCAGGGTTCCCTGCTTCGCTCGATGAGCTTCGCAGGGCAAACGGGGTTCAGCGGAGCGGGGCTCGGCGCAGGCTGCATTGATCGATGCGCTTGGTACTTGCGGAGCGACATGGTGAAGGCGTCCCTGAGTTTGCGCGTCCGCTCGTTCTCGTGAGGGATGAACCCAAAGCGCTCTTCGTCTTTGGGCAACTGCATTCTGGCGATTCGTTTCCAACCCTTGTTCATCCCGTGGATGAAGAGCGAGCCGGTCAGGCTTCTGGTCGCCAGCAGCGTCCTTAACGTGCGTCGCCAGACCCAGGGGGTATTCGCGGCGGCGTGTCGCAGTTCGTAGATGGTCTCATCCAGCTTTCGGGCGGTCATTTTGCGCGGGTGGTACACGGTCTCGACGAAGGTATACCTTTCCCAGTCCTCCGGGTAGTTGGTAGCGAAGATCCGGCCCTCGGACATCCACCTTTGATACAGCCTGGTGCCGGGCAGAGGCGTGAGGTTGGTGATCTGGATGGTATCGATCCCCAGCTTGACCGACTGAATGGCCGTCTCGGCGACGGTGTTCTCATCGTCCTGGTCGGCACCGATGATGAAGGCCCCGAAGACGGGAATCCCCGCGCGGTGGAATCCGTCGACGAGTTCCTTATAGCGTGACAGATTCATGCGGTTGATACCCTTGTGGTAATCCCGCAGGCTCTCCGGGTTGAACGTCTCGAAGCCGATCAGCATTCCGCGGCAACCGGCCCTGTAAGCCAGGTCCAGTCCCTCCGCATCGGCGCCCATATTGATCGTGGTCTGACTGAACCACAGGCGTTTCTTGCCCCGCTTGATGATCTGGCGAAGCAGCTCCTTGGCCCACTCGGCGTGCTTGGGCCCGACACCGAAGAAGTTGTCGTCGGTCACGAAGATGAACCGCTTGATGGTCGAGTTCCACTCGTCGATGATATCGTCGATCGGTCGCCGCCGGATCTCCGGGCCGCTGAATAACGTGACGCTGCAGTAGTCGCATCCGACCGGGCAGCCTCGTGAAGTCTGAATCGCGGCGACGGTGTATGAACCATTGACGGCCTGAAGGTGCTGAGCTCCACGGCCGATGCCCGGGGTACTGATGGAGGCCGGCCGCCCCTGGTATCGGGGTTTGAGCCGACCGGCCGCGGCGTCGGACAGAATCTCCGTCCAAATCTCATCGCACTCCCCGATCGCGATGGAATCGACATGTCCTGCCACCTCGTCGGGCACCGCCCAAACGTGGGGTCCACCCATAATGGTTGGAATGCCCTCGCGGCGAGCCTGGGCTGCGATTTCGTAGGCCCGCGACGCGCCGCTGGAGTAGCTGGTGATGCCCACCAGATCGTATCGGCCGCGGCGGACCAATCGCTCGGTGGCTTGGGGTCCGAAGATCTCGTCAATGATGTCCACTTGATGGTCCGAGGGAGTCAACTGGGCAAGGACCTGGAGGCCGAGCTGCGGGATTCTCCCGCCTATCGTGTGGTAGCCCTGGCATCGGCGGGCAACGGGGTTAATCAATGCTATTCTCATGTGAGGCCTTTCACGACAACCAAGCCCGATCCGGCGACAAACCACGGTCGTGCAAAGTCATGTTGTTTGTTGCTGTCAGGCGGTGAGACACACGAAGCTCAACACGACGGGTGGCAAGCAAGCCTACAGCCCGGGATCGCCGGTCGCCGGTGTGGGTTCTTGGATGCGAATCCGGTCCTGATCCGCGCTCATATCCGTCCGGCATTAAGGGATGACGATAACCGCAACCGGCGGGTGAATCAACCCTCGCCATGAACCCGAGGTCAATGGGGTGGTATGGCGCAAAAAACGAGCCCCGCAATCGGGCGCGGGGCTCGCTAGTCATATGTCGTGGCTGCCGTAAGGCAGCTGCGTGGGCGTTCCCTACGGCAGCTCACCTCTGCAATCTGTCAAGGGACCACCTCCTTTCGGGAAGAAACACCTCGGGTCATTCGCTGCGGTCCGCACAAGCACCGGCACAAATGTCGCCGAGCTTCATCCCACCTGCCGATCGCCACCGGCAGGTCCACAGGTTGTGATCATTCCAGAAACCGGTTGAATCTCCTCCGACCCTCCCGGCGACAGACTGACGCAGTCCGTTTCCGGAAAGGTCTGACACCTGCCTCTATCTATCTATACGTCAGGATGGCTGTTTCGGCAAAGAAAAATCACTGAAAAAGGGAGTAATCGCGTTTGTTGGGTCGCGGACGGGGCAGGTGGTTACCCGATTTCGGAGCGCCTGCAGTTACCGGTCCGGTCTGAAGGCTCGCGGGCTGCCGGCCTTCACAACAGATGTGCCGAATAGGGACAAACCTCGCGGGTTGCTCAAGAATCGCCCCCCGCTGCAACCTGGCCATTGGTTATCGGTATCAGAGGGCGGTCGGGGTCTGCGCATATGCTGGCGGTGCTTGCGCCTCGATGGGCGGGCGCGCGGTCCTGGGCTTTCGGTTCGACTGGCGCGCACGGAAGGTTGACGGCAATATCTTAGAAGTATGGTCGCGTGGGCGAGGGCTTTTCGATAGATATTATGAGGGCTGCCCGCCGTGGATTGCGGGTCAGGGACGTCGATCGGGGTTCGGGAGGAGGTTTTATGATCGACGGACGCGGCACCCCCACCGGCTTGGGCTCCCCGCCCGCTGCGGACACCGGGGTTCGGGAGGAGGTTTAATGATCGACGGACGCGGCACCCCCACCGGCTTGGGCTCCCCGCCCGCTGCGGACATCGGGGTTCGGGAGGAGGTTTAATGACCGACCGACTGTTTCCCATCTTTGAGGATCACCGCAGAGTGGGGCTGACGGTTGTCTTGGCCTTCTGTTGGCTGACAGGCTGCTCATCGGTGTTCCCGACCAAGGTGGAGCCGCTGCTGGATCCCGAGTCTCTGCGGCCGAGTCCCCAGGTTTGGCAGTTGAGCGATCCGCTGGATCCATCCAAGCCGGCCACTCAGCCGATGGCAACGCGTCCGGCGGGCTTGGCGGCCACCCGTCCGGCTGCTGGACCGAGCACCCGTCCGGCGACCGGTGAGTTGCCCAGCCCCCCTTACCGGATCAATGCCGACAGCATCCCGAGGCTGGTTTATCACAAGTATCCGCTGGTTACTTCGGCCAGAGAGCAGATGATCGCCGCCCAACACGGCCTGCAGGAGTTCAAGGCCAACCTGAGCCGTTTTGAACCCTTCACCAACGTGTCGGGTATGGCCTTTCAGTATCCCGAGCGACGCGATGCCAGCGGATTGTCGGGCGAGGTCACCGGCGGGATCGAGAAGGAGACTTTTGACGGCGCCATCTACAGGGTTGAGGGTGGTGCTCGCGGCGAGCGAATCAAATACGGCGAAGTGGGAGAAGGGCAGGCGTCGGAGGATAGCGGCGAGGGCGGTCTGGTGAGAGGCCGTGTCGAGGTTCCGTTCATTGGTTCCCGAAAGCGGCAGGACCGAACGATCAACCAGGCCTACCAGGAATCGACCGCCCGGGCGGCGGTGCTCAACTATCTGAGCTACTATCGCTCTTACGCCCTTACCGCGATGAACTACTATGCCGGCGCCTTGCTCTATCTGGGCTATGCACGGGCCTACGAACACCAGATCGAGGCCCTTGAGGATCTGCTCAAGGAGCCCGGGCTCACCCCTCAGGATCAGCAAGTCATTCTGACCTCGATCGGCAGCAGCCGGATCGTCCGTGACTCCTACAAGGCCAGCTATCAGTCGTACCTGTTGTGGACTCTGGAGTATCTGGGTATTCGCCCGGGCGAGGAGTATTATCTCGAGGAGCCGCCGGTGAGCGAGGGGAGCATCTACTATGACCGCACCCGGACCGACGAACAAAGACAGGAGCTTCTCACCGAGGCGTACGAGAGCAATCCCCGGTTTCGGGTGCTGAACGACGCCATCCGGGACGCTGAACTGAAGCGGTCGCAGGCCATTCTCGGGAAGAACGACATCACCGCCTTTGTCGAGGGGACACAGCACGCCTTCGGAGCGGAGACCTTTGACGATCGAGTCGGCGGGTGGGAATTGCGGGGCGGCGTGTCCTTCCGGATGAATGATCCTCGAGTCCTCAACGCTTCGATCAGAAAGGCCGAGGCTGAGATCCGGTCCTACCAGGCCCAGATCGAGGCTGAGGAACTGAGTGTTCAGCAGCAGATTGCGGTGCAATCGGCCACGCTGACCACCTACGTTGAATCCAAGCCGCAGATTCTCAAGAACATCGACGAGGCCAGGAGCGAGTTTGAGGCTCGTCGCAAGGCGTACTTTGCGGGCCAGTCGACGCTACTGAGAATCGATGACGTTCTGAGTTCGCTCCAGAGCATCACAACGGCAGAAGTGCGCCTCGTCAGCAACAGGTATTACACCGCTTTGGCGGATAACATGCTCATGTCCGCGTCGGGACAGCTTTACCAGATGGCCGGCGTGAAGCTGACGGAGGACGCCGGCACGGTGGGGCTTGCGGAGAAGAAGTAGTGAAAGCAGCCACGGGGTGCCGTGACCAGGCGCGGACAGGAGTCCGCGTGGCGAGAAGCCGCCCCCCAGGCAAACCCATGAACACACAGGGACAGGATGCCAAGATCGGCCCCGGCGAGACAGGCTTATTACGCGCGGCGACGAAGCATGCTGCTGAGCCTCTGTGCGCTTGCCGTGGGGGCGTGTTCGACCGTTGACCGGCGCGAGGCTCCGCCACCTTCGGGCACCGGGGGAGTCAACCGTCGGACCCAATTATGGCGGACGCCCCGAAGGCAACCAAGCCGCAGAGTGGCGTCTCGCCCGGCAGGGTCACGACCGGCGACGAGCCAAGCGGTCGGCACGCGGCCCGCGGCAACCCGGCCGGCCCTGCCCCCGCTGGCCTCGGTTCGCCCCGTCGCCATGACCCGGCCGGCCTCGTCGCAACCTGCCGAGACTCGCGAACCTCTTGCCAAGCCCTATCGCATTAACACTGCCAACGTTGTTCGGATGGCTTATCTGATCAGCCCCCTGGTGATTGCCAGTCGCGAGGACATGATGGCCGCGAGGCACGGCCTGGAAGAATTCCGCGCCAATCTCAGTCGCCTTGAGCCTTATATTGGGGTTGACGGAGGAGCCCTTGAATATCCGCAACGGCGGGGGGTCAACGGCTACGACAGCGAGCTGGTTGCCGGTATCCAGCAGGAGACCTTTGACGGATCCGTGTTTCGCGTCGAAGGCGGGGTGAACGGCTCGCGTTACAGCTACGACCGGACGCAAAGCGACGCGGCCAAGACGGAATCCGGCAGCAGCGGAGTCTTGCGAGCCCGGGTCGAGATTCCTTTCATCGGTTCCCGCAAGCGTCAGGATCGAACCATCAAGCAGGCCTACCAGGAGTCCAGCGCCCGGCAGGCGATGCTTGAATACCTCAGAGACTACCGAACCTATGTCAACAACGCGCTTGCCGAATATCGCCAGACGATTCTTTACCTGAACCAGATGAGGGCGTATGAGGATCACATCGCCGCGATCGAAGCCCTCTGGGACCTGCCCGAGCTGACGGACGACGAGCGCACGCGCTTGCAGACGGCTTTGGGAGATGCCAAAGTTCACCACAGCGGCCTGCAGGCCAGCTACTGGTCCTCGCTGCTTTCGTTGTTGGAAACTCTTGGTATTCAACCGGGCGAAAAGTATACCGTCGAAGAGCCCAAGGAATTGTCCCTACAGTTCCTGGACGAGGTCTCGACGCCCGAAGGCCGACAGCGACTGCTGGCCAAGGCGTTTGAGAACAATCCCCGGTTTGCGGTCCTGGAGGATGCGATTCGCAATGCCGAACTGAAGCGTTCCCAGGCTGTTTTGGGAACTCATGACATGACCGCCTATTTTGAGGGGGCGCACTACCCGTTTGCCCCGCCGGAGTTTGACGACCGGGTTCACGGGTGGCTTCTGACGGCGGGGATTACCGTGCGGATCAACGACCGGCGCGTCCTCACGGAGTCGCGGAAGAAGGCGGAGGCCGAAATCCGGGCTTACCGGGCTCAGATCGCCGCCGAAGAAAACGATATTCGCGATCAGATCACGATTCGCGCGGATCGGCTCCTGACCTACTCCAAATCCCGCTCGGAGGCGATCGAAAACGTCGAGCAGGCGCGGGCGCAGTTCCAGGAACGATGCGAGGCCTACTTCTGGCGAGGCGAGTCCGGGATGAATATCGACGACGTCCTCAGGTCGCTGTCGGTCCTGACAAACGCCCAAGTGCAGCTTGCCAGCAACTTCAATCAGATCATTGATGCCGAACACGATCTGTTGGTTGCGACCGGAGAAGTCTATCGCTTGGTGGGCATCCGAATTGAGAAGGAAGACTCCGGCACCGTGTTGCACGAGGCGCTGCTCTCACAGCCGTCTGTTACCTCATCACAACCCGAGTGACTGATTTTACTCAGGCAGATTCATTTGCAGGCGCTCATTTGACAAGCCGGATCCGCAAGCAACGCCAACCCTGCTCTGCAGGACAAAGTCGCAACGCGGCGTGAGGGCGAGCGTCACTGCTTGCCGGTCCTACGGCGGTTGACGAGATACGGCTTGCCGGTGCGGCCCCTGGAATGCTCACAGGGACGGACGCTGAACGTTGACATCCGCTTATCGCTCCGCGCAGCTCGGATCGGCCGGCACATTTTCCCCGCTGCAGCATCGCTGGAAGAAGGCGAAGTCGGTCTGATCGGCATCACCATCCTGATCAAAATCGATTCTGTCGCAGCCAGGCGACAGGGAGACGCCCGGCGAAGTGGCGCAGTTTTCAAACAGATCGGCGTCAGCGCCGTCCACGTCGGCGTCGCAGTCGAGATCGGCCGGGGTCAGCCCGGTGCGCTTCGCTTTGATTTCGAACGAGACATCCTGCCCCTCGCAAATCCGGAAGAGGTATTGGCCACCCGGTGACAGATCGACGTTTTGCTGACCGGTCACATCGACCAGCGTGTAGCTGTAACTACCGATGTTGCTCAGGTCCCAGGTCATCGTTGCCTGTTCGCAATGCCCGGCCCCGAGGCCGGCCAAGCTTGCGGTCGCTTCCCAGACCTCGTCGCTGCCGCAGGGAGGCTCTCGGTAATCCCGAATTCGCGGTCCTTGGAAATCGGGCGTGGTGGTAAGCCGGAGTTCGGCCAGTCCAGCCGGGGCCGCGGGGGGAGCCATCAGGTCGAGCGCATCGAGTTCATCCGATGCTGCCGGATCGACGGCTGCTCGGAAGCTCCATGTGGCAGTCGCCTGGCCGGTTATCTGAATGCCCAGCGAGGAGCCGGTTTCGGCGCCGGCGTCCAGAATGCCGGCAGCGCCGCCTTCCGGGGGAACCACCAGAATCAGTCCA from Phycisphaerae bacterium includes the following:
- a CDS encoding TolC family protein; amino-acid sequence: MTDRLFPIFEDHRRVGLTVVLAFCWLTGCSSVFPTKVEPLLDPESLRPSPQVWQLSDPLDPSKPATQPMATRPAGLAATRPAAGPSTRPATGELPSPPYRINADSIPRLVYHKYPLVTSAREQMIAAQHGLQEFKANLSRFEPFTNVSGMAFQYPERRDASGLSGEVTGGIEKETFDGAIYRVEGGARGERIKYGEVGEGQASEDSGEGGLVRGRVEVPFIGSRKRQDRTINQAYQESTARAAVLNYLSYYRSYALTAMNYYAGALLYLGYARAYEHQIEALEDLLKEPGLTPQDQQVILTSIGSSRIVRDSYKASYQSYLLWTLEYLGIRPGEEYYLEEPPVSEGSIYYDRTRTDEQRQELLTEAYESNPRFRVLNDAIRDAELKRSQAILGKNDITAFVEGTQHAFGAETFDDRVGGWELRGGVSFRMNDPRVLNASIRKAEAEIRSYQAQIEAEELSVQQQIAVQSATLTTYVESKPQILKNIDEARSEFEARRKAYFAGQSTLLRIDDVLSSLQSITTAEVRLVSNRYYTALADNMLMSASGQLYQMAGVKLTEDAGTVGLAEKK
- a CDS encoding radical SAM protein translates to MRIALINPVARRCQGYHTIGGRIPQLGLQVLAQLTPSDHQVDIIDEIFGPQATERLVRRGRYDLVGITSYSSGASRAYEIAAQARREGIPTIMGGPHVWAVPDEVAGHVDSIAIGECDEIWTEILSDAAAGRLKPRYQGRPASISTPGIGRGAQHLQAVNGSYTVAAIQTSRGCPVGCDYCSVTLFSGPEIRRRPIDDIIDEWNSTIKRFIFVTDDNFFGVGPKHAEWAKELLRQIIKRGKKRLWFSQTTINMGADAEGLDLAYRAGCRGMLIGFETFNPESLRDYHKGINRMNLSRYKELVDGFHRAGIPVFGAFIIGADQDDENTVAETAIQSVKLGIDTIQITNLTPLPGTRLYQRWMSEGRIFATNYPEDWERYTFVETVYHPRKMTARKLDETIYELRHAAANTPWVWRRTLRTLLATRSLTGSLFIHGMNKGWKRIARMQLPKDEERFGFIPHENERTRKLRDAFTMSLRKYQAHRSMQPAPSPAPLNPVCPAKLIERSREP
- a CDS encoding TolC family protein gives rise to the protein MAYLISPLVIASREDMMAARHGLEEFRANLSRLEPYIGVDGGALEYPQRRGVNGYDSELVAGIQQETFDGSVFRVEGGVNGSRYSYDRTQSDAAKTESGSSGVLRARVEIPFIGSRKRQDRTIKQAYQESSARQAMLEYLRDYRTYVNNALAEYRQTILYLNQMRAYEDHIAAIEALWDLPELTDDERTRLQTALGDAKVHHSGLQASYWSSLLSLLETLGIQPGEKYTVEEPKELSLQFLDEVSTPEGRQRLLAKAFENNPRFAVLEDAIRNAELKRSQAVLGTHDMTAYFEGAHYPFAPPEFDDRVHGWLLTAGITVRINDRRVLTESRKKAEAEIRAYRAQIAAEENDIRDQITIRADRLLTYSKSRSEAIENVEQARAQFQERCEAYFWRGESGMNIDDVLRSLSVLTNAQVQLASNFNQIIDAEHDLLVATGEVYRLVGIRIEKEDSGTVLHEALLSQPSVTSSQPE